From Cardiocondyla obscurior isolate alpha-2009 linkage group LG09, Cobs3.1, whole genome shotgun sequence, one genomic window encodes:
- the LOC139105810 gene encoding uncharacterized protein, translating into MSDSKRILIDFENINDYSIQLNRWFLISLGAWPQTRSSSRIKKIVVSLQIFIFTSAVAIIMIPCMLYVWFEKEDIKTKLNAMLPLIHRIMGSVNYWMLLTRTKDIQLCIKHMEMDWKIVRRNDHEVMLQYAKIGRFMAGFCAMFMHGSTFIFTAARAMRTTTFMVGNETFRTHPMTCPVYSKIVDVRFNPANQIMLGVQFLSAFVVGSSIIATCSLAAVFAMHACGQLNVLQTWLNELAEEKKSHLAEKKLATIVEHHWRVLRYI; encoded by the coding sequence ATGAGCGATTCGAAACGCATTTTAATAGACTTCGAAAATATCAACGATTATAGTATACAATTAAACCGATGGTTCCTCATATCGTTGGGCGCCTGGCCGCAAACAAGATCGTCgagcagaataaaaaaaatcgtggtgTCGCTGcaaatctttattttcacGTCCGCGGTGGCGATTATTATGATACCGTGTATGCTATACGTGTGGTTCGAAAAAGAAGATATTAAGACGAAATTAAACGCCATGCTTCCGCTAATTCACAGAATCATGGGATCTGTCAATTACTGGATGCTACTCACGCGTACCAAAGACATTCAGCTTTGCATAAAGCACATGGAGATGGACTGGAAGATCGTTCGAAGGAACGATCACGAAGTGATGCTGCAGTACGCTAAGATCGGCCGCTTCATGGCCGGATTCTGCGCGATGTTCATGCACGGTAGTACGTTTATCTTTACCGCAGCCAGAGCGATGAGAACCACGACCTTTATGGTCGGCAACGAAACTTTCAGAACCCACCCGATGACATGCCCGGTGTACAGCAAGATCGTCGACGTTAGATTTAATCCTGCAAACCAGATCATGCTCGgtgtacaatttttatcgGCGTTCGTAGTTGGTTCGTCTATAATAGCCACTTGCAGCCTCGCTGCAGTATTCGCGATGCACGCTTGCGGTCAACTTAACGTACTGCAAACGTGGTTAAACGAGCTAGCCGAGGAGAAGAAAAGCCATTTGGCGGAAAAAAAACTCGCCACCATCGTGGAACATCATTGGAGAGTTCTCAGGTATATTTAG